Genomic DNA from Terriglobales bacterium:
AGCCGCTCGGTGGCGGTGTAGCCGGGGGCGACGTTGTTCACCAGGATGCCGTCCTTGCCGAACTCGTTGGCCAGGCTTTTCACCAGACCCACCACGGCGGCGCGCACGGCATTGGAGAGGATGAGATCGCCGATGGGCTGCTTCACCGAGACCGAGGTGATGGTGACGATCCTGCCCCAGCGGTTCTTCTGCATCCAGGGAATGACCTCGCGGCAGAAGTGCACCGCGCTCATGAAGTTCAGCTCCACCGCCTTGCGCCACTCCTCGGCGGAGAGGGAGAGGAAGTTCTTGGCGGGGGGGCCGCCGGCGTTGGTCACGCAGACGTCGATGCGCCCGAACTCTTTGGCCACGCGCTCCACGAAGCGGTGCACGGCCTCGCCGTCGGTGACGTCCACGCGCTCGGCCAGCACCGGGACCTTATGCCGGCGGCGGATCTCCTCGGCGGCCGCGCCCAGGGTCTTCTCGTTGCGGGCACACATGGCGAGGCGGGCGCCCTCGGCGGCCAGGGCTTCGGCAGCGGCCAAGCCCAGGCCCTGGCTGGAGGCGGCCACGATGGCCACCCGCTCCTTCAATCCGGTTTCCATGACGGTGCTTTCTCCTTGCGCGGCGCGATTATAGCAAGCGCACGCCGGGGCCGCTTGTGGGTATAATCTCGGAAAAGATTTCCTGGTTCGAGGTCTGCCGTGATCACCAAGCTCCGTGTGGTTATTGCCGTGTTCGCTCTCGTCCTGGTCCTGGGCGCCCAGCAAGTCCCTGAGCACCATCCCCGGGATCCTCAGGCCCCTCCCGGTGCTGCACCCGACATCAACATCCCTCCCGACATGCAGCGGGAGATGGCCAAGCAGCGGAACAAGGAGCGCCAGGAGTCGCTCAAGAAGGACACCGACCGGCTGTTCCAGCTGGCCACCGAGCTGAAGCAGTCGGTGGACAAGTCCAATGAGAACGTCATGTCCATCGACGTGATCCGCAAGGCGGAGGAGATCGAGAAGCTGGCCAAGCAGGTCAAGGAGAAAATGAAGGGCTAGGATCCGGCCGAGGTCGAGCGGGCGGAAGGCCACTCCGCCCGCTTCTTTTTTGCCTGCCTCGGTGTAACCTTTTTCCCCCTCGGGCACTCTAAGTACGGGAAAGGCAGGGGAGGTGTGGATTGGCGAGTCAGGCCTTAGCCGAGCAGGTAGGCTCCACCAGCCTGAGCGACGAAGAAGTGGTGGAACGGGTGCTTTCCGGCGACACGGCGCTGTTCGAGATCCTGATGCGGCGCTACAACCAGCGCCTCTACCGGGTGGCGCGCAGCATCCTGCGCGACGACGCCGAGTCCGAAGACGTCATGCAGGACGCCTACGTGCGCGCCTACCAGCACCTCCGGCAGTTCGCCGGGCGCGCCAAGTTCTCCACCTGGCTGACCCGCATCGCGGTGCACGAGGCCCTGGCCCGGCTCCGGCGCCGCAACCGCTTCCAGGACCTTCATCCCGTCGCCACGCCCGAGGGGGATGGTATGGAATTGATTACGTCTCACGATCGCGATCCGGAACAGCAGGCCGGCAACGCCGAGTTGCGGCTGCTGCTGGAAGAAGCGGTGGCCGCTCTGTCCGAGGGCTACCGTTCCGTCTTCATGCTCCGCGAAGTGGAGCAGATGAGCACGCAAGAAACGGCCGAGGCGCTGGAGCTGACCGAGGCCACCGTCAAGGTGCGATTGCACCGGGCGCATGCGTTGCTCCGGAGGGCGCTTTATGAGCGCACGGGCGCCACGGCGACGCAGGCGTTTGCCTTCGAAGCCCCGCGCTGCGATCGCGTGGTGAGCGCGGTCTTCCACCGTCTGGCGGAGCTGCCGCACGGCCGCCCCATGCACGCCTGAGAGCCGCCTTAAGAAGCAGGAACGCCATCCCGCGCGGGATGGCGTTCGCTTTTCTGCGGCTGTCTCTCTACAGGAACAGCGGCGCCATCACCAGGGTGATGGTGGAGAGCAGCTTGATGAGCACGTGCAGCGAGGGCCCGGCGGTGTCCTTGAAGGGATCGCCGACGGTGTCGCCCACCACCGCCGCCTTGTGGGCGTCGGAACGCTTGCCGCCGTACTGCCCGGTCTCGATGAACTTCTTGGCGTTGTCCCAGGCGCCGCCGCCGTTGTTCATCATGGTGGCCAGAAG
This window encodes:
- a CDS encoding SDR family NAD(P)-dependent oxidoreductase, with product METGLKERVAIVAASSQGLGLAAAEALAAEGARLAMCARNEKTLGAAAEEIRRRHKVPVLAERVDVTDGEAVHRFVERVAKEFGRIDVCVTNAGGPPAKNFLSLSAEEWRKAVELNFMSAVHFCREVIPWMQKNRWGRIVTITSVSVKQPIGDLILSNAVRAAVVGLVKSLANEFGKDGILVNNVAPGYTATERL
- a CDS encoding RNA polymerase sigma factor: MASQALAEQVGSTSLSDEEVVERVLSGDTALFEILMRRYNQRLYRVARSILRDDAESEDVMQDAYVRAYQHLRQFAGRAKFSTWLTRIAVHEALARLRRRNRFQDLHPVATPEGDGMELITSHDRDPEQQAGNAELRLLLEEAVAALSEGYRSVFMLREVEQMSTQETAEALELTEATVKVRLHRAHALLRRALYERTGATATQAFAFEAPRCDRVVSAVFHRLAELPHGRPMHA